The genome window CGTCCTGCTTGTTGCGGCTATCGGAGGATTCTTACTAACTAAAGACTTAATCATTATTGTAGGTACAACGATTCTATTTATTGCAATGGGATCTATGATGATCTATCGCCAAATAAAAACTGAAGATACAGTTGCTGTAACTGTAATGAAAGGAAAATGATTGATGTTAAAAACTCTAAATATGACTAAAAAATTTGACCAAAGAACCTTATTTGATCATTTAAATCTGGAATTCAAATCTGGTAAAGTTTATGCCTTAATTGGTCCAAGCGGCAGCGGCAAAACCACTTTGTTAAATATTCTTGGACACCTGGAAAAGATTGATGATGGTGACATTCTTTATGATAGTAAGAGCCTTTTTAAGATCAAGACTCAACAGTTTTTCCGTCACGATCTCGGATATTTATTTCAAAATTTTGGTTTACTGGAATCTCAGACGATTTCAGACAACCTTGATTTAGGTTTAATTGGTCAAAAACTAGAACCAACCGAGAAAAAGCAAAAAAAACTTAACGCCTTGAAACAAGTTAATCTTGAATATTTAAAATTAGATCAAAAAATCTATTCTATTTCTGGCGGTGAAGCCCAAAGAGTCGCTCTTGCCAAAGTTATTTTAAAAGATCCGCCTTTAATATTAGCTGATGAACCAACCGCAGCACTTGATCCTACAAACGGTGATGAGGTAATGAAGCTCTTGTTATCACTCAAGAATGACCATCGGACAATAATCATTGCAACACATAATAATTCCATTTGGGAGCAAGCAGATGAAATTATTGATATTTCAACCTTAAGTTAGGGCGAGTTTTAGGGAAAAAATAGCCTCCATATGCGATACGTTTATTTTAAGCGATTCACGTAATTCAATCCGGTAAAGATTCCACATATAAAACCGATCAATATCGAAGCAACGATTATAAACATCACTTCTTTTTTGCCAAAAATTTCCAATAATTTTTTCATTTTCGCTCCTATCTAAGTCAATTTTCCCAACTTTTATTTACAAAGAAATACAACGTTACAATACATCCCAAATTCATGAGATCATGAATCATTTCTGAACTACTTTTATATGTAAAGAAGCCATAACCCAGAAATAGAATATATATAATCATACAAAAGTTAAAAACCTTTTTTTCGGTGATAATCATCGCCAACCCCCATATCGCTAATCTTAAATGACAAAATTATACCAAAAATTCTGGGATAAAAGCGCACATTTTTTTAACGTTAAGAATCCGATGATTATCGTCAATAAGCTTGTGCCTAATTCAAGGTCGAGATCGATCTCCCTTGTGATATACTTTTTCACATTGGAGGAAAAAATGTTTAATAAAGAAAATAGTGTACTTCTCGGAAAAAGTGTCTTAAGTATTATCATTAGCTATATTTTTGGTTCGGTCAGCGGTGGGTTCATCGCTCAGGTTCTTTTGAAAGCCGCCCCTCAAAATGAACAAAATATCAGGCATCTTTGCATTAGTATTTTCATTATTATTTTCCTACGTTTGTTTATGAAACTTTCGATTTTCAACAAGATTTCCGAACCCAAAAAATCCATTGAAATCATGCTGGCAATAATTTTTCTTTCTTTAATCACGAATCACGACCAACTGTTCTCTAATTTCACGTTTCAAATTTTAGTAACCGTAATTGTCGTGGGAATTTTTGAAGAAATTCTATTTCGGGGAATTATTTTTGTCCCACTAACTCGGATTTTCCAAAATCAGCGTCACGGATTTCTTTGGGCATCAGTGGTTAGTTCTTTGATTTTCGCAGCCGCTCACCTCAATAATCTTTCTGGGCAGAGCCTCGCCTATACTCTTGGAATTCAATGTGTTTTTGCATTTATCTGCAGCATGTTCTTTAGCCTTCTTTATCAAGTGTCTGATAATATCTTGTTGCCCATCTTTGCACACTTTGTAATAGATTTAATTGCGATGAGTGCCGCTCAATTTAGTGTTACCAAGGTCGACCTCGCAACTGCAATTGAAATCGTCATCTTCGTGATCTGTTCGGCGATTGTTTATCTTTATTTCTTGCGAGGTGAGAAATATTAAAGGATATCGCTCCAACATTGAACGGCTATCGTTACGCTATTTATAAAGATCGATTTGACTATTTGTTATTTGATTTGAAATGCTACTTCAATGGGGCTGCCACGCCGATGCAGAAAGCTTACGAAAACGGCACCACCAGAATTTGGCTCGACCAATTTAATCATGACTTTCCCAAATTCATCGATCAAATGCAATTGAACTCTTTCGTCAATGAAAATTACGAAGTAATAGATCTTGCGGATGGCTCAACGAAAGTGATTCACAACTTAGCAACCGCATTAGAAATTCAAAAAACTATTAACGTCTATTTAGCAAATTTATTGGACTTAACTTTTTTAACAAGCCTTAAACTTACAAAAAAAGGCAGTAATGCCTTTTTTAAATACTTTATTCGTAACGCAAAGCAGTAATTGGATCCAGCTTTGATGCTCTACGGGCTGGTAAAGTTCCCGCCAAGAACGCAATAAACATGATCAAAACTATAATCATACAGATGGAAGGAAACGTAAATTTGATCAGAGTAAAACCCGGTAAACCTTTAAGAAAACTATTGGAAGCTGCAGAATTTAGTCCGCTGCCGACAAGAATCGCAACGATAATTCCGAGAATTGACCCAATTAAACCAATCAAAATCGATTCACAGCTAAAGATTGAGAACACCTTGCCTCGACCAAGACCTAATGCCTTCATTAATCCAATCTCTCTTGTCCGATCTCTAACTGACATATAAAGTGTGTTGATCACGCCAAAGCTTGCCGCTAAAAGGGCAATTGCTCCAAACAAGATCAAAACTCCTGTAATCGCATTAACCACTTGCCTTAGCTGACCAATCTGATCTTGAAAAGTTTGCGCTTGATAGCCTTTTTTCTTAAGTTTACTTTTAACTTTAGCAATATTATCGTCTGTCGGATTTTGGATCATCGCTGTCGCACCAATATAATTTTGCTGCATCTTCTGCGGTAATCCTGCTAGATTGTGCTCAGAAACTTGATCGGCTAGCGATTGACTAATAATTGATTGGTTTCCTTGAACAATGCTAACGTTTCTTACTCCAACAACTTTGGCGTCGATGATCGATTGACGGTTAGTAGCTTTTGACGAAACTGCGATTTTGACCTTTTGACCAAGCGCTTGTTTCGCAGATTTAAATCCAAGCGCTTTAACGTAATCTCCCGCCAGCACTACTTCATTTTGCTGACCTTTTTTAGCTGCTTGCCTCCCAGCTTTTAGGTCAACGTTAATTCCAGTTGGCGAAGAAGCTTGAAAAACATACTTAGCTGATTTAGAACTCTGAATATAGTCAATACTTGTATCTTGAACCCCTTGAACATTCTTCAATTCATTCATTTCTTTTAAACGCTTCATCTTGTCGGGCGTAATACTTTCTTGTTCGTTTGCGTTACCCCGATTAGGGTCATACTTTTGAATTTTGTCGTTGCTTTCAGCGCTTGAAGAAGGGATAATCATCACTAATCCCTTGTCCCCAACGTTTGCCACCTGCTTGGAGACGTAATCGTTCACTCCTGAATTGACCCCAACCGTCAAAGCAATCGTCATTGCCCCGATCATAATCGCAATCACGGTTAAAATTGTTCTACTCTTATTATGCCAAAGGTTTGCACTAGCCGAATGGAGAATATCAAAAATTTTCATTATGCCAGCTCCTTTACAACTTCACCGTCTCTGATTTGAATTTGCCGCTCACATTTAGCAGCCAAATCATCATCGTGAGTGACGATAATTAAAGTTATCTGATTATTTCGATGCAGATCAAAAAGAATATCTTCAATCTTTTCTCCCGTTTGAGAATCTAAATTGCCCGTTGGCTCATCTGCAAAAATAATATTAGGATTGTTAACCAGCGCTCTAGCAATGCAAACCCGCTGTTTTTGACCACCTGATAAATCGCTTGCCCGATTATTTTTCTTCTCACTTAAACCGACCGCATCAATTGCCTTTAGCGCCATTTCTTGTCGTTTGCGCCCAGTAATTCCGCTAATTTTTAAAGGCAGCATCACGTTTTCCAAAACTGTGTCTTTTGCATTTAAGAAAAACTGCTGGAAAACAAAACCAAAAGTTTTATTGCGAATACTATTAAGCTCTTTGGCTCGAATATCTTTAGTTGATCGTTCATTTAATTTAATCTCGCCACTAGTTGGCTGATCAAGTAAAGCCATAATATGCATTAAAGTCGATTTTCCGGAACCACTTTTGCCAACAATGGCTACTGATTCGCCTTTATCAATATCAAGGCTAACGCCTTTTAAAGCTTCGAACTTCGACTCTCCTTTGCCGTAAGATCGGGTGACCTTTTCAATTGTTAATAAACTCATCTTGTCCCTCTTTCTTTTCTTATAGCTTTAAATTAACACAATTATTGTCGGTTCGAGCGGTTTAATGTTTAACGTTCGTTTTAGGCGGTTTAACGTTATTTATAATTCTGTCAAATTTTGTTCCAATTATACTTATCAAAAGATATTATATAAGTATAATTGTTACAGGAGTAAAATGAATGAAACAAGCTGATAAGGTTGATGCTAGGAAATTACATCGATCCAGTAAAATTTGGTAATGAGTCTTCTGCCCTTCAAGATAGATTCTCTAAAGGGAAAAACGCCTATTTTTATATGGCGAACTCCTATTACCGAAATATTTTTACAAATCTAAAAATGTACCATAAAAAACCTTTCTGAATGTAACCGTCAAGTATAATCGATTACAAATCCATAATTTATTGGACTTAAGCCCAAAAGAATACTTTAATTATTGGTAAGAAGTTTTATCTCGTTGAAAAGCGTGAGAAAGTGATCGAGCAAAATGACGATTAAAATAAAAAATGCAAATATCAATAATTTAAACAATGTTAGTTTGACAATTCCCAACGGTTTAACTGTCGTCACCGGCATCTCTGGCTCTGGGAAATCATCATTAGTTTATGACACTTTATATCAAGAAGCACGTAATCGACTTTTTGAACTATTTTCAAATAAAAACGATACTTACCCGTCAAGCAACACAATGGTCGATTCAATCGAAGGCTTGAAACCTGTAGTAGGAATTAAGCAAAATACCAAAAATCGAAATCCTTATTCAACAGTTGCAACCGCTAGTGGCATTCACGTTCTTTTAAGGATCCTTTATTCGCGTTTTGGAACTCAATACTGCCCACACTGTGGCACAAAAATTCATCTTTACTCCGAAGATTCAGTAATTAAAGAGCTAATAAAGGCTTCAAAAAATGCCCAGATCCAAATTCAAGCCAGAATTTTAAATAAAGTTCCAGGAAGCCATGCGACATTACTAAAACAATTACGTAAAGATTTTCCTGATCTAGACATCTTAATCGATGATTTAAAAACTATTACTCCATTAGACCCCGATAAAAAACATTCCATTTCAATCATCCTGATTGATTCAAAATCCCCGCTATCTCTTGTGGAAGCAAGAAACATTTTAAAACAAGCAAAATTATTTGGTCTTGGATTTATTATTTTAAGAGACTGCGATTCAAAAAAGAATTATCAGCTCGTATTTAAAAATATCTGTCCTGAATGTAATAGCACTGTTAAAAAAATGGAACCATCCATGTTTAACAAGATTTGCCCCAAGTGTAAAGGAAAAAAATGTGAGAGTTGTTATCAAACTGGCTTAGATCCAACAATTGCTAAAACCACCTTGAATGGTCTAACTTTTAACCAAATGTTGGCATTATCAATTGCCGATTTTACTACGCTTATCGAAAATGAAACCATCCTTCCTGATTCTGCCCAGACCTTGCGAGAAGAAATCTTAAAAAAGAGCCATTCAATTTTAAACTTGGGATTGGGTTATTTAGAATTGAATCGAACTTCTCCCTCCCTTTCAAGAGGTGAATATCAAAGGCTTCAAATTGCAAAAGCAATTTATAATAACATCGACGATATTATGTATATTTTAGATGAACCCACGATCGGACTTCACCCATCAGAAACAGCTCAAATTATGTCAGAAATAAGAGATTTAATTGGAGATGTTATTTATATTGAACATGATGAAACTGCAATTTCAGATGCTGATAATTGTATTGCTCTCGGACCAGGAGCTGGAAAAAATGGTGGCAACATTATTTTTCAAGGAAGTCCAACTGCTTACCTTAAGAGGATTGATCTTAAAGAAAACAACCACCATAAACGTCCTATTAAGGAGTTTTTAGCGATAAAGGATGCTAGAGCGAGAAATCTAAAAAGCTTAGATATAGATATTCCGCTTGGCTGCGCTACTGTTATCTGTGGGGTTTCTGGCTCAGGGAAAAGTACTTTAATTAATGAAGTGATTATTCCTTCTTTAAAACAAAAAACGAATCTAAATTGTTCATCTATTACTGGAAATATTCCTAAAATTCTTGAAATCACGCAAGATCCGATCGGTAACAATGCTAGATCAACAACGGCTACCTATATGAACCTAGCTGAGGAGATTAGAGAACTATTTGCCCATTATTCCCACAAACCAGCGTCTCTGTTTACCTTCAACACCAAAGATGGAGCTTGTAAGCAGTGCAACGGTTTAGGAACCATCAAGATTAATATGAGATACCAGGAATCATATTCAATTGTTTGTCCCTCCTGTAATGGCAACCGATTTTCAAATACTGCTGCTCAGGAATTGATAAAAATCGCTGATAAATCCTACTCAATTGTTGATTTTATGGAATTAAAAGTTACTGAATTTTTGGAAATTTTAAAAGCTCAGCCCAACTTTTTTAACATTTCAATTAATTACGATGCTTTAGAGCGATGTTTATCATCTTTAGTTGATGTTGGTTTAGGATATCTTTCTTTGAATCAGTCTACCTCTTCTCTCTCAGGCGGAGAAGCTCAAAGATTAAAAATTGCTAAAATTCTGAGTAAAAAGCTGAATCACTCGATGATGATCGTTTTAGATGAGCCAACTTCGGGGTTACACAAAGCAGATATTGAAAAAATTTTATGTATTTTTGACATTTTAAAAAATGCCGGCATTACTTTACTAATTGTGGAACATAACCTAGATGTAATTACTTATGCTGACTGGATTATCGAAATCGGTCCCGGTGCAGGTCCTAA of Xylocopilactobacillus apicola contains these proteins:
- a CDS encoding ABC transporter ATP-binding protein, which produces MLKTLNMTKKFDQRTLFDHLNLEFKSGKVYALIGPSGSGKTTLLNILGHLEKIDDGDILYDSKSLFKIKTQQFFRHDLGYLFQNFGLLESQTISDNLDLGLIGQKLEPTEKKQKKLNALKQVNLEYLKLDQKIYSISGGEAQRVALAKVILKDPPLILADEPTAALDPTNGDEVMKLLLSLKNDHRTIIIATHNNSIWEQADEIIDISTLS
- a CDS encoding CPBP family intramembrane glutamic endopeptidase, with the protein product MFNKENSVLLGKSVLSIIISYIFGSVSGGFIAQVLLKAAPQNEQNIRHLCISIFIIIFLRLFMKLSIFNKISEPKKSIEIMLAIIFLSLITNHDQLFSNFTFQILVTVIVVGIFEEILFRGIIFVPLTRIFQNQRHGFLWASVVSSLIFAAAHLNNLSGQSLAYTLGIQCVFAFICSMFFSLLYQVSDNILLPIFAHFVIDLIAMSAAQFSVTKVDLATAIEIVIFVICSAIVYLYFLRGEKY
- a CDS encoding DUF6994 family protein; amino-acid sequence: MNGYRYAIYKDRFDYLLFDLKCYFNGAATPMQKAYENGTTRIWLDQFNHDFPKFIDQMQLNSFVNENYEVIDLADGSTKVIHNLATALEIQKTINVYLANLLDLTFLTSLKLTKKGSNAFFKYFIRNAKQ
- a CDS encoding ABC transporter permease, which translates into the protein MKIFDILHSASANLWHNKSRTILTVIAIMIGAMTIALTVGVNSGVNDYVSKQVANVGDKGLVMIIPSSSAESNDKIQKYDPNRGNANEQESITPDKMKRLKEMNELKNVQGVQDTSIDYIQSSKSAKYVFQASSPTGINVDLKAGRQAAKKGQQNEVVLAGDYVKALGFKSAKQALGQKVKIAVSSKATNRQSIIDAKVVGVRNVSIVQGNQSIISQSLADQVSEHNLAGLPQKMQQNYIGATAMIQNPTDDNIAKVKSKLKKKGYQAQTFQDQIGQLRQVVNAITGVLILFGAIALLAASFGVINTLYMSVRDRTREIGLMKALGLGRGKVFSIFSCESILIGLIGSILGIIVAILVGSGLNSAASNSFLKGLPGFTLIKFTFPSICMIIVLIMFIAFLAGTLPARRASKLDPITALRYE
- a CDS encoding ABC transporter ATP-binding protein, giving the protein MSLLTIEKVTRSYGKGESKFEALKGVSLDIDKGESVAIVGKSGSGKSTLMHIMALLDQPTSGEIKLNERSTKDIRAKELNSIRNKTFGFVFQQFFLNAKDTVLENVMLPLKISGITGRKRQEMALKAIDAVGLSEKKNNRASDLSGGQKQRVCIARALVNNPNIIFADEPTGNLDSQTGEKIEDILFDLHRNNQITLIIVTHDDDLAAKCERQIQIRDGEVVKELA